Proteins encoded by one window of Salmonirosea aquatica:
- a CDS encoding sensor histidine kinase: MEEIIEFFSRLGDSSDWPPRWQCGTWSDFHGWLYIISDLMIWLAYMCIPVILLRFIFVKQGVPLKRVFWLFGAFILLCGLTHLVDAFIFWVPVYRISALVRFLAGIVSIATVVALVKYFDDAVGLKTSQEFEHELKYRQKALQTLEMANEELNQFAYVASHDLQSPLKTIEGYLGLLESRYASQLDEAGLKLVRTTASSANRMRTLINDLLDFSQTGLNQEFAQVDMDILMAETLEELQNEISASGAQMRVSPLPVLWVARNDIKRVMQNLIGNAIKYSKKGSVPEIEIWAREKPDDWLFCVSDNGIGIDETYFNKIFLVFQRLHGRQEYPGTGVGLATCKKIIETHGGKIWVQSSPGKGSDFFFTIPKNPKTIHDFQRTE, encoded by the coding sequence ATGGAAGAGATTATTGAATTTTTCTCTAGGCTAGGCGATTCATCCGACTGGCCGCCGCGTTGGCAATGCGGCACATGGTCCGACTTCCACGGCTGGCTCTACATCATTTCGGATTTAATGATTTGGCTGGCTTATATGTGCATTCCCGTTATTTTGCTTCGCTTCATATTCGTTAAGCAGGGTGTTCCGCTCAAAAGAGTCTTTTGGCTTTTCGGAGCATTCATTCTCTTATGCGGGCTCACCCACCTGGTCGATGCTTTCATTTTTTGGGTACCCGTCTATCGAATCAGCGCACTCGTTCGCTTTTTGGCCGGTATTGTTTCCATTGCTACGGTGGTGGCTCTGGTGAAGTACTTCGATGATGCGGTGGGGCTGAAAACTTCGCAGGAGTTTGAGCACGAATTAAAATACAGACAGAAAGCCCTGCAAACGCTCGAAATGGCCAATGAAGAATTGAACCAGTTTGCCTATGTGGCCTCACATGACCTGCAGTCACCTCTTAAAACGATCGAGGGGTACCTTGGGCTGCTTGAAAGTCGGTATGCCAGCCAATTGGACGAAGCGGGCCTGAAACTGGTTAGGACTACCGCCAGTTCGGCTAATCGGATGCGTACCTTGATCAATGATTTACTGGATTTTTCTCAAACCGGTCTGAATCAGGAATTCGCCCAGGTCGACATGGATATCCTCATGGCCGAAACACTGGAAGAACTTCAAAACGAAATTAGTGCCAGCGGAGCACAGATGAGGGTTAGTCCGCTGCCTGTGCTTTGGGTAGCCCGAAATGACATAAAGCGGGTAATGCAAAACCTGATCGGCAATGCAATCAAATACAGCAAAAAAGGGAGTGTACCTGAGATCGAGATTTGGGCTCGGGAAAAGCCCGACGATTGGCTGTTTTGTGTGAGTGATAATGGAATTGGGATCGATGAAACCTACTTCAACAAAATCTTCCTCGTATTTCAGCGGTTGCACGGCCGTCAGGAATATCCCGGAACTGGCGTAGGGTTAGCTACCTGCAAGAAAATCATCGAAACACACGGTGGAAAAATCTGGGTGCAAAGCTCACCGGGAAAAGGCAGTGATTTTTTCTTCACCATTCCTAAAAATCCCAAAACCATCCATGATTTCCAGCGAACGGAATAA
- a CDS encoding SDR family oxidoreductase, protein MENKEFEGKVVVVTGASAGLGRAIVREFARQGANLGLLARGIEGLEGAKKEVEEYGGKALAIPTDVSDPEQIEAAAEQIENELGPIDIWINNAMNSVFGPFKQLEAKDFKRVTEVTYLGQVYGTQSALKRMLPRDRGSIILVGSALAYRGIPLQSAYCGAKHGIQGFFDSLRSELFHDKSNINLSMVQLPAMNTTQFGFVKSYLPNKPQPMGRIYQPEVAAQAIAYIAKNPRRELYVGYPTVESILGDKIAPGLLDRYLGATGYDGQQTDEPKDPNRKDNLYEPLPGDHGAHGTFEANAWDFSPETWAATHKLISWGAVASLALAVGVLVGKRWS, encoded by the coding sequence ACGCGCCATTGTGCGCGAGTTTGCCAGGCAGGGAGCCAACCTCGGGCTTTTGGCACGTGGAATAGAAGGTCTGGAAGGTGCGAAAAAAGAAGTGGAAGAATACGGGGGCAAGGCCCTGGCTATCCCGACCGATGTGTCGGATCCCGAGCAGATTGAAGCCGCGGCCGAGCAGATTGAAAACGAATTGGGACCCATTGATATTTGGATCAATAATGCCATGAATAGTGTGTTCGGGCCGTTCAAGCAGCTGGAAGCCAAAGACTTCAAGCGCGTGACCGAGGTTACCTACCTCGGGCAGGTGTACGGCACGCAATCAGCCCTGAAACGGATGCTGCCCCGTGATCGGGGTAGCATCATACTGGTGGGTTCTGCTCTGGCCTATCGGGGTATTCCGCTACAATCAGCCTATTGCGGAGCCAAGCACGGCATTCAGGGGTTTTTCGATTCGTTACGGTCGGAGTTGTTTCACGATAAAAGCAATATCAACCTGAGCATGGTGCAGCTCCCCGCCATGAACACGACGCAATTTGGGTTTGTGAAAAGCTACCTCCCCAATAAGCCACAGCCGATGGGGCGAATCTATCAGCCCGAAGTGGCGGCACAGGCCATTGCCTACATCGCTAAAAATCCGCGCCGGGAACTGTACGTAGGGTACCCTACCGTTGAATCCATTCTGGGCGATAAGATTGCTCCCGGTTTACTGGACCGGTACCTGGGGGCTACCGGCTACGACGGCCAGCAAACCGACGAGCCTAAAGATCCCAACCGGAAAGACAACCTCTATGAACCTTTGCCCGGAGACCACGGAGCCCATGGTACCTTCGAGGCTAATGCGTGGGATTTTAGTCCCGAAACCTGGGCCGCCACGCACAAGCTCATTTCGTGGGGAGCGGTAGCCTCGCTCGCTCTGGCCGTCGGAGTATTGGTAGGTAAAAGGTGGTCTTAA
- a CDS encoding DUF2911 domain-containing protein → MKKYYLAFILVVGLLSTSLAQRTPQPSPAASVMQTVGVTDFTVTYSRPSAKGRTVFGDSAVVSNGRTWRTGANAATTLEASTDFMFGGKKVPAGKYALFSIPQSGQWTVILNKDTQASEESYKESQDAVRVMVMPASASEFMESFTIGFSDVTDSTAYLNIGWGTVNVPVPLAVMTTDITMMAMDKAVMEKPEDPNTLQNAASYMLSKGKNLSQALAMADKSIGLKETFRNVWLKAQILAKMGKVAEAIPLAQKALAMGKTSGDSAFSFMGPQIENGLKNMQAMVAAAATNAANMVKGAKGKKK, encoded by the coding sequence ATGAAAAAGTATTATTTGGCATTTATACTGGTGGTAGGGTTACTGAGTACCTCCCTGGCGCAACGTACCCCTCAGCCCAGCCCGGCAGCCAGTGTGATGCAAACCGTGGGCGTGACTGACTTCACCGTCACCTACTCGCGCCCATCCGCCAAAGGCCGGACTGTTTTTGGGGATAGCGCCGTCGTTTCCAACGGCAGAACCTGGCGGACCGGCGCTAATGCCGCCACTACCCTGGAGGCTTCCACCGATTTCATGTTCGGAGGCAAAAAGGTACCTGCCGGCAAGTATGCGCTTTTTTCTATTCCTCAGAGTGGGCAATGGACCGTCATTCTGAATAAGGACACCCAAGCCAGCGAAGAAAGCTACAAGGAATCGCAGGACGCCGTGCGGGTGATGGTAATGCCTGCTTCGGCGTCTGAGTTTATGGAATCCTTCACGATTGGCTTTTCTGATGTTACCGACAGCACCGCCTATCTCAACATTGGCTGGGGTACCGTAAACGTACCCGTACCCCTGGCGGTTATGACCACCGACATTACGATGATGGCTATGGATAAGGCCGTCATGGAAAAACCCGAAGATCCCAACACCTTACAGAATGCCGCCAGCTACATGCTTTCTAAAGGCAAAAACCTGTCTCAGGCGCTGGCCATGGCTGATAAGTCCATTGGTTTGAAAGAAACATTCCGCAACGTGTGGCTGAAAGCGCAGATACTGGCCAAAATGGGCAAGGTAGCAGAAGCCATTCCTTTGGCTCAAAAAGCGCTGGCGATGGGAAAAACCTCCGGCGACAGCGCATTCAGTTTTATGGGTCCCCAGATTGAAAATGGTCTGAAGAACATGCAGGCGATGGTAGCCGCCGCGGCTACCAATGCTGCCAATATGGTCAAAGGTGCGAAAGGGAAGAAGAAATAA
- a CDS encoding vitamin K epoxide reductase family protein, with product MENGMGERGVTRPMMKMDQDGGTSKGESMKMTHHDRMDMLMMHHKQTLWVYWLVVILGFWVLLSPLTFDYGKNPFLPSGGRSVWLSLDARVLAMKWSDIVCGILLIVFGWRSLTSNRPISVWICCFVGIWLSMAPLVFWSPSALAYMNDTLVGALVMGLTVLIPGMPNMIMYMEMGSEVPPGWTYNPSSWPQRWIMIVTGFMGWMVSRYLAAFQLGYLDTVWDPFFGHSSIEVLNSSMSHAMPVSDAGLGSLAYTFEFLMGFMGSPARWRTMPWMVTFFGILVIPLGLVHIFLVISQPVLVGAWCTLCIVPALIMLPMLPLEGDEVIAMFQFIKKARKRGDNLWKVFWFGGSLDSMDQDKRSPELVKFPDEKNSIFQASIWGMSFPWTLTISMLLGIILVFIPDIFGDTIQTQSATVNHLGGALIVVVSVISMGEVFRIGRYLNVLLGVGLAISIWFTEYPSLGLALASTILGVAAAALALPKGTQTEHYGDWDEYVR from the coding sequence ATGGAAAACGGAATGGGTGAACGCGGCGTGACGCGCCCGATGATGAAAATGGATCAGGATGGGGGTACCTCCAAAGGTGAGTCCATGAAAATGACCCACCACGACCGGATGGATATGCTGATGATGCACCACAAGCAAACGTTGTGGGTGTATTGGCTGGTCGTGATTTTGGGCTTCTGGGTATTGCTTTCGCCTTTGACTTTCGATTACGGAAAAAATCCCTTTCTGCCTAGCGGGGGGCGGAGCGTTTGGTTGTCGTTGGACGCCCGGGTGTTGGCCATGAAGTGGAGCGACATCGTCTGTGGTATCCTGCTGATTGTTTTTGGTTGGCGTTCTCTAACCTCCAACCGGCCCATAAGTGTTTGGATTTGCTGTTTTGTGGGTATCTGGCTCAGCATGGCTCCCTTGGTTTTCTGGTCTCCCTCGGCCCTTGCCTATATGAACGATACCCTGGTAGGGGCGCTGGTTATGGGGCTCACGGTACTGATTCCCGGCATGCCCAATATGATCATGTACATGGAAATGGGCTCAGAGGTACCCCCAGGCTGGACCTACAATCCATCAAGCTGGCCGCAGCGTTGGATCATGATCGTTACCGGTTTTATGGGTTGGATGGTGTCGCGCTATTTGGCGGCGTTTCAGCTAGGGTACCTGGATACGGTCTGGGATCCATTTTTTGGACATAGTTCGATTGAGGTACTTAATTCTTCCATGTCGCATGCCATGCCTGTTTCGGATGCCGGGCTAGGCTCACTCGCGTATACCTTTGAATTCCTGATGGGGTTTATGGGCAGTCCGGCGCGCTGGCGTACCATGCCCTGGATGGTTACGTTCTTTGGCATTCTGGTCATTCCGCTGGGACTGGTGCATATTTTCCTGGTCATTTCTCAGCCGGTCTTGGTGGGTGCCTGGTGTACCCTGTGTATTGTTCCGGCACTGATCATGCTACCCATGCTGCCGCTGGAAGGAGATGAGGTGATAGCCATGTTCCAGTTCATTAAAAAAGCCCGAAAACGCGGCGACAATTTATGGAAGGTATTCTGGTTCGGTGGCAGCCTCGACAGCATGGATCAGGATAAGCGATCACCCGAACTGGTTAAGTTTCCCGACGAGAAAAACTCGATTTTTCAGGCATCCATCTGGGGGATGAGCTTTCCCTGGACCCTGACGATTTCTATGCTTTTGGGTATTATTCTGGTGTTTATACCCGATATTTTCGGCGATACGATCCAGACTCAATCCGCTACGGTCAACCACCTGGGAGGGGCGCTGATTGTGGTAGTATCCGTGATCAGTATGGGTGAAGTGTTCCGGATAGGTCGCTACCTCAATGTCCTGCTCGGAGTAGGCTTAGCGATCAGCATCTGGTTCACGGAGTACCCTTCGCTTGGGCTTGCCCTGGCTTCCACTATTTTGGGTGTAGCTGCCGCCGCTCTGGCGCTACCAAAAGGTACCCAGACAGAACACTATGGCGATTGGGACGAGTACGTACGGTAG